The following are encoded in a window of Flavobacterium cupriresistens genomic DNA:
- a CDS encoding class I lanthipeptide yields MKNKNTINKLAFNKVAVAELNDNQMYDVDGGTSPTCLLVISYLLAKALD; encoded by the coding sequence AAAACAAAAACACAATCAACAAGTTAGCTTTCAATAAAGTTGCTGTTGCAGAATTAAACGACAACCAAATGTATGACGTTGACGGTGGCACAAGCCCAACCTGTCTTTTAGTAATCAGTTATTTATTGGCAAAAGCCCTAGACTAA
- a CDS encoding class I lanthipeptide yields MKNKNTINKLAFNKVAVAELNDNQMYDVDGGTSPTCLLVISYLLAKALD; encoded by the coding sequence ATGAAAAACAAAAACACAATCAACAAGTTAGCTTTCAATAAAGTAGCTGTTGCAGAATTAAACGACAACCAAATGTATGACGTTGACGGTGGCACAAGCCCAACCTGTCTTTTAGTAATCAGTTATTTATTGGCTAAAGCCTTAGACTAA
- a CDS encoding class I lanthipeptide yields MKNKNTINKLAFNKVAVAELNDNQMYDVDGGTSPTCLLVISYLLAKALD; encoded by the coding sequence ATGAAAAACAAAAACACAATCAACAAGTTAGCTTTCAATAAAGTAGCTGTTGCAGAATTAAACGACAACCAAATGTATGACGTTGACGGCGGAACAAGCCCAACATGTCTTTTAGTAATCAGTTATTTATTGGCAAAAGCCTTAGATTAA
- a CDS encoding class I lanthipeptide: MKNKNTINKLAFNKVAVAELNDNQMYDVDGGTSPTCLLVISFLLAKALD, encoded by the coding sequence ATGAAAAACAAAAACACAATCAACAAGTTAGCTTTCAATAAAGTAGCTGTTGCAGAATTAAACGACAACCAAATGTATGACGTTGACGGTGGAACAAGCCCAACATGTCTTTTAGTAATCAGCTTTTTATTAGCAAAAGCCCTAGACTAA
- a CDS encoding class I lanthipeptide yields MKNKNTINKLAFNKVAVAELNDNQMYDVDGGTSPTCLLVISYLLAKALD; encoded by the coding sequence ATGAAAAACAAAAACACAATCAACAAGTTAGCTTTCAATAAAGTAGCTGTTGCAGAATTAAACGACAACCAAATGTATGACGTTGACGGTGGCACAAGCCCAACATGTCTTTTAGTAATCAGTTATTTATTGGCCAAAGCCCTAGACTAA
- a CDS encoding class I lanthipeptide, protein MKNQNTINKLAFNKVAVAELNDNQMYDVDGGTSPTCLLVISYLLAKALD, encoded by the coding sequence ATGAAAAACCAAAACACAATCAACAAGTTAGCTTTCAATAAAGTAGCTGTTGCAGAATTAAACGACAACCAAATGTATGACGTTGACGGTGGCACAAGCCCAACATGTCTTTTAGTAATCAGTTATCTATTGGCCAAAGCCCTAGACTAA
- a CDS encoding class I lanthipeptide, protein MKNQNTINKLAFNKVAVAELNDNQMYDVDGGTSPTCLLVISYLLAKALD, encoded by the coding sequence ATGAAAAACCAAAACACAATCAACAAGTTAGCTTTCAATAAAGTAGCTGTTGCAGAATTAAACGACAACCAAATGTATGACGTTGACGGTGGAACAAGCCCAACATGTCTTTTAGTAATCAGTTATTTATTAGCCAAAGCCTTAGACTAA
- a CDS encoding class I lanthipeptide, with protein sequence MKKQNTINKLAFNKVAVAELNDNQMYDVDGGTSPTCLLVISFLLAKALD encoded by the coding sequence ATGAAAAAACAAAACACAATCAACAAGTTAGCTTTCAATAAAGTAGCTGTTGCAGAATTAAACGACAACCAAATGTATGACGTTGACGGTGGAACAAGCCCAACATGTCTTTTAGTAATCAGCTTTTTATTAGCAAAAGCCCTAGACTAA
- a CDS encoding class I lanthipeptide yields MKNKNTINKLAFNKVAVAELNDNQMYDVDGGTSPTCLLVISYLLAKALD; encoded by the coding sequence ATGAAAAACAAAAACACAATCAACAAGTTAGCTTTCAATAAAGTAGCTGTTGCAGAATTAAACGACAACCAAATGTATGACGTTGACGGTGGCACAAGCCCAACATGTCTTTTAGTAATCAGTTATTTATTGGCAAAAGCCCTAGACTAA
- a CDS encoding class I lanthipeptide: MKNKNTINKLAFNKVAVAELNDNQMYDVDGGTSPTCLLVISFLLAKALD, encoded by the coding sequence ATGAAAAACAAAAACACAATCAACAAGTTAGCTTTCAATAAAGTAGCTGTTGCAGAATTAAACGACAACCAAATGTATGACGTTGACGGTGGCACAAGCCCAACATGTCTTTTAGTAATCAGCTTTTTATTAGCAAAAGCCTTAGACTAA
- a CDS encoding class I lanthipeptide, which produces MKKQNTINKLAFNKVAVAELNDNQMYDVDGGTSPTCLLVISYLLAKALD; this is translated from the coding sequence ATGAAAAAACAAAACACAATCAACAAGTTAGCTTTCAATAAAGTAGCTGTTGCAGAATTAAACGACAACCAAATGTATGACGTTGACGGTGGCACAAGCCCAACATGTCTTTTAGTAATCAGTTATTTATTGGCTAAAGCCCTAGACTAA
- a CDS encoding class I lanthipeptide: MKNKNTINKLAFNKVAVAELNDNQMYDVDGGTSPTCLLVISFLLAKALD, encoded by the coding sequence ATGAAAAACAAAAACACAATCAACAAGTTAGCTTTCAATAAAGTAGCTGTTGCAGAATTAAACGACAACCAAATGTATGACGTTGACGGTGGCACAAGCCCAACATGTCTTTTAGTAATCAGCTTTTTATTGGCAAAAGCCTTAGACTAA
- a CDS encoding class I lanthipeptide yields MKNKNTINKLAFNKVAVAELNDNQMYDVDGGTSPTCLLVISYLLAKALD; encoded by the coding sequence ATGAAAAACAAAAACACAATCAACAAGTTAGCTTTCAATAAAGTAGCTGTTGCAGAATTAAACGACAATCAAATGTATGACGTTGACGGTGGCACAAGCCCAACCTGTCTTTTAGTAATCAGTTATTTATTGGCTAAAGCCCTAGACTAA
- a CDS encoding class I lanthipeptide, which produces MKKQNTINKLAFNKVAVAELNDNQMYDVDGGTSPTCLLVISYLLAKALD; this is translated from the coding sequence ATGAAAAAACAAAACACAATCAACAAGTTAGCTTTCAATAAAGTAGCTGTTGCAGAATTAAACGACAACCAAATGTATGACGTTGACGGTGGCACAAGCCCAACCTGTCTTTTAGTAATCAGTTATTTATTGGCAAAAGCCCTAGACTAA
- a CDS encoding class I lanthipeptide: MKNKNTINKLAFNKVAVAELNDNQMYDVDGGTSPTCLLVISFLLAKALD, encoded by the coding sequence ATGAAAAACAAAAACACAATCAACAAGTTAGCTTTCAATAAAGTAGCTGTTGCAGAATTAAACGACAACCAAATGTATGACGTTGACGGCGGAACAAGCCCAACCTGTCTTTTAGTAATCAGCTTTTTATTAGCTAAAGCCTTAGACTAA
- a CDS encoding class I lanthipeptide: MKNKNTINKLAFNKVAVAELNDNQMYDVDGGTSPTCLLVISFLLAKALD, encoded by the coding sequence ATGAAAAACAAAAACACAATCAACAAGTTAGCTTTCAATAAAGTAGCTGTTGCAGAATTAAACGACAACCAAATGTATGACGTTGACGGCGGAACAAGCCCAACCTGTCTTTTGGTAATCAGCTTTTTACTGGCCAAAGCCTTAGATTAA
- a CDS encoding HlyD family secretion protein yields the protein MNDKEIFPEEILNNTVESHIIKHNKKTSRLFVITFMALLIAFISLPFIYIDIYTTSRGTIIPQEKKLTLYSPISGKISFFNVEENKKIKKGDTLLIIDHNILKERENLNTIQSSENSVYLNDLKNLIHRNYNQVQSDQYKRELLKHQQELYNLDVIVKNTQADFDRKEHLYRKEVISKSEFEKAQLELDKIKNDRINLIKQTELSWQKEYTQLSQDNKSIHSNQKQLKEEENNYIIIAPIDGELVNMQGFHKGSGIAAGNPIVEISPDKSIIVETYVNPSEIGYLKEGGDAIYQIDAFNSNQWGFARGRIFEISKDVLIVNNEPYYKIKSNLQTDSLTLKNGAQGNLKKGMSLTSRFFLTKRTAFQLLFDKVEDWFNPYNSKNE from the coding sequence ATGAACGATAAAGAAATTTTCCCAGAAGAGATTTTAAACAACACAGTTGAAAGTCATATTATTAAACATAATAAGAAAACATCACGTTTATTTGTGATTACGTTTATGGCCCTTTTAATTGCTTTTATCTCGCTTCCTTTTATATATATAGACATTTATACGACGAGTAGAGGAACTATAATTCCACAGGAAAAGAAACTGACTCTTTATTCTCCTATAAGCGGTAAAATATCGTTTTTTAATGTTGAGGAAAACAAGAAAATCAAAAAAGGAGATACGTTACTGATCATAGATCATAACATATTAAAAGAAAGAGAAAACTTAAATACGATTCAGAGCTCAGAAAATTCTGTTTACCTGAATGACCTAAAGAATTTAATTCACCGAAATTACAACCAAGTACAATCGGATCAGTATAAAAGAGAGCTTTTAAAACACCAGCAGGAATTGTATAACCTTGATGTTATTGTTAAAAATACGCAAGCCGACTTCGACCGAAAAGAGCATCTTTACAGAAAAGAAGTCATATCAAAATCAGAATTCGAAAAAGCACAATTAGAACTGGATAAAATCAAGAATGACCGAATTAATCTGATCAAACAAACAGAGTTGTCCTGGCAAAAAGAATACACGCAGTTAAGCCAGGATAATAAAAGTATTCATTCGAATCAGAAACAGCTTAAAGAAGAAGAGAATAATTATATCATCATTGCTCCCATTGACGGCGAATTGGTCAATATGCAAGGTTTTCATAAAGGAAGCGGAATTGCGGCCGGGAATCCAATTGTAGAAATTTCTCCTGATAAAAGTATTATTGTAGAAACCTACGTAAACCCATCTGAAATTGGGTATTTAAAAGAAGGCGGTGATGCTATTTATCAAATAGATGCCTTTAATTCCAATCAATGGGGATTTGCCAGAGGACGCATTTTCGAAATAAGTAAAGATGTACTTATCGTTAATAATGAACCGTACTATAAAATAAAAAGCAACCTGCAAACCGATAGTTTAACCTTAAAAAACGGGGCTCAGGGAAATCTAAAAAAAGGAATGAGTTTAACAAGTCGTTTTTTCTTGACTAAAAGAACAGCATTTCAATTATTATTTGACAAAGTAGAAGATTGGTTTAATCCTTACAATAGCAAAAATGAGTAA
- a CDS encoding peptidase domain-containing ABC transporter produces the protein MSKIEIKQHDFSDCGAACLASISEFYNLSLPISRIRQYASTTQKGTTLLGLREAAVKLGFLAKGVKVEFEGLKDVPLPAILHVLIKKDGHEFPHYVVAYKVTKNYIQVMDPSSGKLEKKPFADFEKIFTGYALILVPDDDIFKEKNEKVSNFRRILFLLKPHKYILLQAIIGAVLYTLLGFSVSIYVGKITDFVLVSGNKSLLNLMSIIVIGCLLLQILYSVLKDVFILKTSQQIDSRLILGYYKHLFTMPQKFFDTMRIGEIMSRIGDAVKIRALINETALSISVNVLIVFFSFIFMFSFYWKLALIISLIIPFYIVIYLITNKLNKKAEREIMEKNALLESQLVESIKNIGTVKRLSLEDFSKTRTELKFVDLLKSIYKSGMNGIFARTSTDFISRLFTIILLWVGTYYAIDGDITPGELFSFYSIIGYFTGPASQLIGTNQAIQNAMIASDRLFGIMDLDREEMESKVNLTKNNFDDIKFKNLDFSYELGRYIFKDLNLTIKKGQFTALVGESGSGKSTIASLIQNIYSPKEGKILIGEYDLNYISKRSINALITTVPQNVELFDGTIAFNISIGESNPDMEKIIEVSKKVGAYDFIESLPNGFNTYLGEFGANLSGGERQRIAFARALYKDPEVLILDEATSALDSESEMVIKNLIEELSAQGKTIIVIAHKLQSIKKADVIYAFKKGEIVESGSHEELLNKKEYYYKMWNNIIV, from the coding sequence ATGAGTAAAATAGAAATAAAACAACATGATTTTTCAGATTGTGGTGCAGCTTGTTTAGCTTCAATTTCAGAATTCTATAATTTAAGTTTGCCTATTTCAAGAATTAGACAATATGCAAGTACAACCCAAAAAGGGACAACACTATTAGGTTTAAGAGAGGCCGCGGTAAAATTAGGCTTTCTAGCCAAAGGAGTAAAAGTGGAATTTGAAGGATTAAAAGACGTGCCTTTACCGGCGATTTTGCATGTTTTGATAAAAAAAGACGGACATGAGTTTCCTCATTATGTTGTTGCCTACAAAGTAACCAAAAATTATATCCAGGTAATGGATCCGTCTAGCGGGAAACTGGAAAAGAAACCATTTGCCGATTTTGAAAAGATCTTTACAGGTTATGCTTTGATATTAGTTCCTGATGATGATATTTTTAAAGAAAAAAATGAAAAAGTATCCAATTTCAGAAGAATATTATTTTTACTGAAACCTCATAAATACATTTTATTGCAGGCTATTATCGGTGCCGTTCTCTATACTTTGCTAGGTTTTTCGGTATCAATATATGTTGGTAAGATTACCGATTTTGTACTTGTGAGCGGCAATAAAAGCTTGCTGAATCTAATGAGTATTATTGTTATTGGTTGTTTGCTGCTTCAAATTTTATATAGCGTTTTAAAAGATGTCTTTATTTTAAAAACAAGTCAGCAAATCGACTCCAGACTTATTCTCGGGTATTACAAGCACCTTTTTACAATGCCTCAAAAGTTTTTTGATACCATGCGAATTGGTGAAATCATGTCAAGAATAGGGGATGCTGTAAAAATACGCGCTTTAATAAATGAAACCGCTTTGAGTATTTCGGTAAATGTACTAATCGTATTCTTTTCGTTTATTTTTATGTTTTCGTTCTATTGGAAATTGGCTTTAATTATTTCGTTAATCATTCCGTTTTATATTGTTATTTATTTAATCACAAATAAGTTAAATAAAAAAGCAGAGCGGGAAATAATGGAGAAAAATGCGCTTTTGGAATCGCAGTTGGTAGAGTCAATAAAAAACATCGGTACTGTAAAACGTTTGTCTTTAGAGGATTTTTCTAAAACAAGAACAGAACTTAAGTTTGTTGATTTGCTAAAGAGTATTTACAAATCGGGAATGAATGGAATTTTCGCAAGAACTTCTACCGATTTTATCTCGCGACTATTTACAATTATCCTTTTATGGGTAGGGACATATTACGCTATTGATGGAGACATTACTCCAGGTGAGTTGTTCTCGTTTTATTCTATAATAGGTTATTTTACGGGACCTGCATCACAGTTAATCGGAACCAATCAGGCCATTCAGAATGCCATGATTGCCTCAGACCGCTTGTTTGGTATCATGGATCTTGATCGTGAAGAAATGGAATCTAAGGTGAATTTAACAAAAAATAATTTTGATGATATAAAATTTAAGAATCTTGATTTCTCTTATGAACTAGGACGTTATATCTTTAAAGATTTGAATCTTACGATTAAAAAAGGTCAGTTTACAGCATTGGTTGGAGAAAGCGGAAGCGGGAAAAGTACTATTGCGTCACTGATTCAGAATATTTATAGTCCAAAAGAAGGGAAAATATTAATTGGAGAATATGATTTAAATTACATCTCCAAACGAAGCATTAACGCACTCATTACCACTGTGCCTCAAAATGTGGAGCTTTTTGACGGAACGATTGCTTTTAATATTTCAATTGGAGAATCAAATCCGGACATGGAGAAAATTATTGAAGTAAGTAAAAAGGTTGGTGCTTATGATTTCATTGAATCTTTACCAAACGGTTTTAATACTTATCTGGGAGAGTTTGGTGCAAATCTATCCGGAGGAGAGCGACAAAGAATAGCTTTTGCAAGAGCGCTTTACAAAGATCCGGAAGTACTTATTCTTGATGAAGCCACTTCGGCACTGGATTCTGAATCTGAAATGGTGATTAAAAATTTAATCGAAGAATTGAGCGCACAAGGCAAAACCATTATTGTGATCGCACATAAACTGCAGTCGATTAAAAAAGCAGACGTTATTTATGCCTTTAAAAAAGGAGAAATCGTTGAATCAGGCTCACATGAAGAGCTTCTGAATAAAAAAGAATACTATTATAAAATGTGGAATAATATAATTGTTTAA
- a CDS encoding lantibiotic dehydratase: MKNYSFTKTAIVRTPIEEKQTDLTWEKITAIFSKKENREALFIGSPNIYKALLLWEKGEAFQTEEELKSLKGSLYKYASRLSNRSTPFGMFSTVAAVDLSAETNLNIAASTFGRFTKFDMYFLGSFLPVIVNNDAIRAVLKFYSNNSIYTVFDKYRYVEYYFKDNVRFHKISEVEISEYLELIFEKAKNGVLVSELAELLVSDEISLKDANEFIDTLIKSQFIVTELEFTITGEDYFERLLRVLSEERFDFYEAGVIKELITNLKAKINFLDTNSSNDPALYTEIHELVNEELEHVDISKLFQVDSFRKIENGSISFKTLKNLRPALSVLNKLQSSSENGHLKEFRKKFLERFEEYEQPLVSVLDPDIGIGYGKISGAKSPLVEDLLINSGQSGVNQISMDAKKTFLLKKLIHATKNNLQSIDLLDEEINKFEENESLYPDSFSAFVNVFHENGVEKINLKTASGPSANGLIGRFSHLDTKILDLCNEVTTIENELYSDKIVAEIVHLPQARTGNILYRNFQRAYEIPYLGNASVDSDHQIKIEDLYVSVKGGKIVLRSKRLNKEIIPRLSNAHNFASNALPIYHFLCDLQNQNSFGFGFGWGALQNEFDFLPRVNYKDTILSRATWNITKSEIESILAVGESKTVEFIRDFREKRNIPDLIYVSQGDNEVLINFNNDLSCNVFYYMLKGETFIQLKEFLFAEDTITGNYCNEIIFTAHKNIAKKEETSIANQFVSKENQEGVATSFSIGEKWLYYKFYCGERAGEELLNRAINPIIEELQSKDLIEKWFFIRYYDVQGHHIRFRVLLKNSNLFTDCIQTIRQHIEPLEKTRIIWKTQTDNYLRELQRYGYEAIEETESLFFNDSACTLKFTDMIEGDSGEKIRWMFALLSIDHFLNDFDVKLEGKIKLFNVAKTGFGKEFNRSGRLNKQINEMFVKYEFDIESFLNPAVMDEMYAPLIEILEERSEKNVSPVKAIKAIDKEHRLPTHLDNIMLSYVHMICNRIFLTKHRIHEMVVYDFLYKYYSKQLHTGKNEKTKEVTELIS, from the coding sequence ATGAAAAATTACTCTTTTACAAAAACGGCTATTGTAAGAACTCCAATTGAGGAAAAACAAACGGATCTTACCTGGGAAAAAATTACAGCAATTTTTTCTAAAAAAGAAAATAGAGAAGCTTTATTTATAGGTTCACCAAACATTTACAAAGCACTTCTTTTGTGGGAAAAAGGCGAAGCTTTTCAAACAGAAGAAGAACTTAAAAGCTTAAAAGGATCTTTATACAAATATGCTTCCCGATTGTCGAACAGAAGCACGCCCTTTGGAATGTTTTCTACAGTGGCAGCGGTAGATTTGAGTGCAGAAACCAATCTTAATATTGCAGCAAGTACATTTGGAAGATTTACCAAATTTGATATGTATTTCTTGGGAAGCTTTCTGCCGGTTATTGTAAACAATGATGCGATCAGAGCCGTTTTAAAATTTTACAGTAACAATTCGATTTATACGGTTTTTGATAAATACCGTTATGTTGAGTATTATTTTAAAGACAATGTAAGGTTTCATAAAATTTCTGAAGTTGAAATAAGCGAGTACTTAGAGTTAATATTCGAAAAAGCAAAAAATGGAGTTTTAGTTAGTGAACTGGCCGAATTACTTGTTTCTGATGAGATTTCTTTGAAAGATGCCAATGAATTTATAGACACACTTATTAAAAGTCAGTTTATCGTAACCGAACTGGAATTCACCATTACCGGAGAAGACTATTTTGAGCGATTGTTACGTGTACTCTCTGAAGAGCGATTTGACTTTTATGAAGCAGGTGTGATCAAAGAACTGATTACTAATTTAAAAGCCAAAATCAATTTCCTCGATACCAATAGCAGTAACGATCCTGCTTTATATACAGAGATTCATGAGTTGGTAAATGAAGAATTAGAACATGTAGATATTTCAAAATTATTTCAGGTAGACAGTTTCAGAAAAATCGAGAATGGTTCTATTAGTTTTAAAACCCTTAAGAATCTGCGCCCGGCGTTAAGTGTTTTAAACAAACTGCAATCGAGTTCAGAAAACGGCCATTTAAAAGAATTCAGAAAAAAATTCCTGGAGCGATTTGAAGAGTATGAGCAACCTTTGGTAAGTGTTCTGGATCCGGATATCGGGATTGGGTACGGAAAAATATCAGGAGCAAAATCGCCTTTAGTGGAAGATTTATTAATCAATTCAGGTCAATCGGGTGTCAATCAGATCTCGATGGATGCTAAAAAAACATTTCTGTTAAAAAAGCTAATCCACGCGACAAAAAACAATTTGCAATCAATTGATTTGTTAGATGAGGAAATCAACAAATTTGAAGAAAATGAATCTTTATACCCGGATAGTTTTTCGGCATTTGTAAATGTATTTCATGAAAATGGAGTTGAAAAAATCAATCTAAAAACGGCAAGTGGACCGTCTGCAAATGGGTTAATTGGCAGATTCAGCCATTTAGATACCAAGATTCTGGATTTATGTAATGAAGTTACAACTATAGAAAATGAGTTGTATTCTGATAAAATTGTAGCAGAAATCGTGCATTTACCACAAGCAAGAACAGGAAACATTCTGTATCGAAACTTTCAGAGAGCATATGAAATTCCGTATTTAGGAAATGCTTCGGTAGACAGCGATCACCAGATTAAGATTGAAGACCTGTATGTTTCCGTAAAAGGAGGAAAAATTGTTTTGCGTTCAAAAAGACTGAATAAAGAAATAATTCCGAGATTGAGTAATGCTCATAATTTTGCTTCGAATGCCTTACCAATTTATCATTTCTTGTGTGATCTACAGAATCAAAACTCTTTCGGCTTTGGTTTTGGCTGGGGAGCCTTACAAAATGAGTTTGATTTTCTGCCAAGAGTAAATTACAAAGACACCATTTTAAGCAGAGCAACCTGGAATATTACTAAAAGTGAAATTGAAAGTATACTGGCAGTTGGGGAGTCTAAAACGGTTGAATTTATTCGCGATTTTAGAGAAAAAAGAAACATTCCTGATTTGATCTATGTTTCTCAGGGAGACAATGAAGTGTTGATTAATTTCAATAATGATTTGAGCTGTAATGTTTTTTACTACATGTTGAAAGGGGAGACTTTCATTCAATTAAAAGAATTTTTATTTGCAGAAGATACCATTACAGGAAATTATTGCAATGAAATCATCTTTACCGCTCATAAAAATATTGCCAAAAAAGAAGAAACTTCTATTGCAAACCAATTTGTTTCAAAAGAAAATCAAGAGGGTGTAGCGACTTCATTTTCGATAGGCGAAAAATGGCTTTACTATAAATTTTATTGTGGAGAAAGAGCCGGTGAAGAACTCTTAAACAGAGCGATCAATCCTATTATTGAAGAATTACAATCAAAAGATTTAATTGAGAAGTGGTTTTTTATCCGATACTACGATGTACAGGGACACCACATCAGATTCCGTGTTTTATTAAAAAACAGCAATTTATTTACCGATTGCATTCAAACGATAAGACAACATATTGAACCTCTTGAAAAAACAAGAATTATCTGGAAAACACAAACCGATAATTATCTGAGAGAGTTACAACGCTACGGTTATGAGGCTATCGAAGAAACGGAATCTTTGTTTTTTAATGACAGCGCCTGTACGTTAAAATTCACCGATATGATTGAAGGAGATTCCGGAGAAAAAATAAGATGGATGTTTGCTTTATTGTCAATAGACCACTTTTTAAATGATTTTGATGTAAAACTGGAGGGGAAAATCAAATTGTTTAATGTAGCTAAAACCGGTTTTGGAAAAGAATTTAACCGCTCAGGCCGTCTTAACAAACAAATTAATGAAATGTTTGTAAAGTATGAATTTGATATAGAATCTTTCTTAAACCCGGCTGTTATGGATGAAATGTATGCGCCTTTGATTGAGATTCTGGAGGAGCGTTCCGAGAAAAATGTATCGCCTGTAAAAGCAATAAAAGCGATAGACAAAGAGCACCGTT